GCGTTGGCCGCGTGCAGGGACAGTGGCATGACGGTGATCCGCCGCTCCTTCAGTGCGCGGGCGACTTCCAGGCAGGTGGTGCCGCTGTCGACGACCACCGATTCCCCGTCCGCGATCAGGGATGCCACTTCGGCGGCGATCCTCCGTTTGACGTCCTCGCCCTCCCGGGCGCGCAGGGCGAACGGGGGCTCCTCGCCGCGCAGCAGCAGGCTGCGGGCGCCTCCCCGGAAGCGTTCCAGCACTCCCTGGTCGGCCAGTGCCTCCAGGTCGCGGCGGATGGTCATCTCCGAGGCGCCGGTGAGTTCGGCGAGTTCCGCCACGCTCAGTTGCTCGCGGTCGCGTACGGCCTCGGTGATCCGTCTCAGTCGATCTGTACTCGCTGTGCTCGCCATACCCCCCATTGAACATTCCCCATGTTCGAAACTCAAGCTGGTGAACATCGATTCTGTTCCCTATGGTGTTTTCCATGAGCAGATCCCTGCGGGCCGCGCGCCTCGCCACCTTCGCCTTCTTCGCGCTCAA
This region of Streptomyces sp. NBC_00513 genomic DNA includes:
- a CDS encoding DeoR/GlpR family DNA-binding transcription regulator; the protein is MASTASTDRLRRITEAVRDREQLSVAELAELTGASEMTIRRDLEALADQGVLERFRGGARSLLLRGEEPPFALRAREGEDVKRRIAAEVASLIADGESVVVDSGTTCLEVARALKERRITVMPLSLHAANALTGAPHLTLLLPGGLPRPGELALTGPLTETSLAALRFDTAVIGCCGLVPTDGLTAYDLADAAVKRAAIASSRRVIAVAEAAKLTRTALAFVAPAATLHAVVTDTSAPEAAIEALTREGVTVRAV